CAATGCCCTGGCGGTACGCACTGACCGGCAGAGTGTGTTCCGCATCGGGCTGCTGTCCAACCCGTGGCTGATCGCCGCCGGATGCTTCGGCATCACCCTGATGGCGGCCATCAGCTATCTGCCCCCGCTGCAGGCTCTCTTCAACACCGCCCCGCTGGACGCCGCTGACTGGGCAATCCTCGCCGGTTTCGGAGCACTGCTGTTGACCGCGGAGGAGATTCGCAAGTGGTGGTTGCGCCGCCGCCGGCCGACGAGCTCAAAGGGAGAGACCTGATGAGAGTGATCATCGCGGGCTGCGGACGGGTGGGATCCACGCTCGCCGTGCAACTCGTCGCCGAAGGCCACGACGTACGACTCATCGACCGCAGCCCCAAGGCCCGCAAGCACCTGCCCGACAACTTCCCCGGCCAGTTGTACGAAGGCAATGGGTACAACCGGACGGTGCTCGAAGCCGCCGGAATCGGGCAAGCCGACGCGTTCGTCGCCGTCACCTCGGGGGACAACAGCAACATCGTCAGCGCACGCACGGCCAAAGAGACCTACCGGGTCCCCATCGTCCTCGCCCGCATCTACGACCCCCGCCGCGCCGACATCTACCGCGAACTCGGTATCCCCACCATTGCCAGCGTCCGATGGACAGTGCACCAGATCCACCAGATGCTGCTGCACCGCCACCTCACACCCGAACTCACCTTCGGCAACGGCGAAACCTTGCTTATCCGCTCCGAACTCCCCGACTACCTCACCGGACGACGGATCACCGAGTTCGACGTCGACGGCGAGATCCGCGTCGTGGAGGTCACTCGCGCGGGCCGCTCCCTCGTACCCGCCCACAGCACACCCGCCGAGCCCGGAGACCTGGTCACCTTCGCCGTCACCACCACCGCCCTCGGGCGGCT
This DNA window, taken from Streptomyces sp. SCSIO 30461, encodes the following:
- a CDS encoding TrkA family potassium uptake protein, giving the protein MRVIIAGCGRVGSTLAVQLVAEGHDVRLIDRSPKARKHLPDNFPGQLYEGNGYNRTVLEAAGIGQADAFVAVTSGDNSNIVSARTAKETYRVPIVLARIYDPRRADIYRELGIPTIASVRWTVHQIHQMLLHRHLTPELTFGNGETLLIRSELPDYLTGRRITEFDVDGEIRVVEVTRAGRSLVPAHSTPAEPGDLVTFAVTTTALGRLHGFLDKELGT